The window GCCGACCACCGTCATCTTGAGCGCCGGCCGGTCGGTCAAGGCCTTGGCCACCTTGTCGAGCCCTTGCTGCGCCTCGGCCGAAAGTTGCGCGCTGCCCGGGGCAAAGGCGACCTCGCTCAATTCCTGGCCTCCGCCGCCGAACGCATTGGCCAGCAGGCTGAACGGTGCGGTGACGGCCTTGACGATCAGGTTGCCGAGGATCTTCCAGATCACCGGCCCGATGCGGAACTGCGGATCGTTGAGCGAGCCGCTCAGCGGCAGGTTCAGGTCGATCACGCCGTTGCGGTCGGCCAGCAGGGCCACGGCGAGTTTCACCGGCAGGCTGGTGGGCGCGCCGGCCACGGGCTCGCCGAAGGTGAGCTGGTTCAGCACGATGCTGTTGGTGGCGGTGAGCTGGCCGTCGGGCTGGACCACGTAGTGCACATCCACGCTCATCTTGCCGCGTTCGATGCCGTGGCCCACATATTTGACGGTGTACGGCGACAGCGGCGGCAACTCCAGGTCGCGCACCTTGCCGACGATGTCCAGCGCCAGCGGCTTGGCCAGCGGGTTGAGCTTGCCCTGGATGTCGAGCGACGCCGTGCCCTCGGCGCGGCCGCGCAGTTCCAGGTCGGCCAGTTGCGGCGCGCCTTCGGGCTGCACGCTGGAAAAGGCGCTGAGCTTGCCGGTGAGTTCGCTGAGGTTGGCCGTGTAGTTGGGCTTGACGAACCGGTCGGAGAACAACACGCGGCCATTGACCAGGCTGATCGGGCCGAAGCGCACCACGGCCGCCGGGCCGGACTCGGCACGTGCCACCGACGGGGCGGATGCCGAAGCGGCCGGTGACGTGACGGCCCGGGCCGGGGCGCTTGCCGCGGGCGTCCCCGCCGCGGCCGCCGGCGTGCTCGCCGGATCGGAAGACTTCACCAGGTCCTGCAGGTTGATGCGGCCGTTCTCGTTGACGATCACCCGTGCGTAGAAATCGGTGAGCGCGGTTTCCTTGACTTCGACCGCCGTGGGTTTGCCCGGCGCCATGGCCACGTCGAGGCCGCGCAGGTTCAGCACCTTCCAGCTCAGCAGTTCGCGACCGCGTGCGGCCACGGCAGCCGCCGCCGGCTCCTCAGGCGTTGGGGCGGGGGCCGGGCCACGGGCCGAGGCCCCCTTGCCCGATGCCGCCGACGAGGCCGGTGCAGCCGCGGTCGGCACGCTGGCGGCACTGTTGGCACGGAATTCCTCCAGTGTGGTGTCGCCGGTGAGCTTGAGCGTCGGGCCGGCCGCCGCCTGGGCAAAGTGCAACTGGCCCTTGAAGCTGGTGTCGGCACGCACCAAGTCGATGTTCAGGGCGCCGCCGAAGTACGGCTCGAAGGCATGCAGCGGAAACTGCGCGATGTCGACCTGACCCTGCGTCGCCAGCGGCTGCAGGGTCAACGTGCCGCGGTAGGACAGGCGGCCCGGCTCCGTGCGGCCCGCGGCGATGCGTGCGGCCACGGTGAGCGGCGACGGCGTGGCGCTGCCGGGCGCGATGTTCTTCATCTGCACCTCCAGGCCGGTCAACTCGAATGACACCGGCCTCGCGGGCGCCTGGTCGAGCATGGCGATGCTCCCCCCTTCGACCGCGAGGTCCGCGATCGCCACGCGCCAAGGTGAACTGCCGCCCGCGGCGGTGGCTGGGGCGGACTTGCCCGGTGACGCTTCTGCGGCGGGCGGTGTCTTGAGCCAGGCTTCATACATCCACCGCTGGTCGCTGCCGCGCTCCAACCGGGCCACGGGCCGGGTGACCGCAATACGCCCCAGCTTCACGCTGCGCTGTGCCAGGTCGACGTCCGCGCCGGTGATCTGCAGCTTCTGGATGCTGGCGAGACTGCTGGCCGTGGTGGCTGCCGACGCCGCCGCGCTGCGCTTGCCAGTCGCAGCCGCCGCGCCCGTCAACGCCAATCCGTCGAGCGACAGCTGCCGCGCGTCGATCTTCAACAGGTCGGGCGCCTGCCAGTCGACGTCGACCTCGGCACTGAGTTGGCCATCGAGCCGCGGCTCGAGGAAGGAAGCGAGGTACGGCGCGGCCAGCGACAGCGGCACGCCGCCCGCCGTGGCATGCAGGCTGGCGGCCTTGTCGGTGGCCGAGCCTTTGAAGGTGATCGGACCGAGCGGTATCGGCACCGGAGACGCGGACGCTTTGCCGGTGGCCTTCTTGCCCGCGCCGGCATCCGCCCGGGCCACAGGCGCGACCACCGCCGTGGCCGGATCGAGCGCGGCCGAGCCCTCGAATTGCAGCGGCGGCGTGTCGCTGGCGAACGGCCAGTTGATCTCGGTCGCCTCGAGGCCGACATCGCGCAGCGCCACCGTGGCCGACTTGGCCTGCAGCAGCGCCATCTCGTCGGTCCAGCGCACCGCGCCGCCCTTGAGACTGAGTCGGGCCAGTTCCAGGTGCCAGGCCGGCGCATCCTTCGCGGCCGGGGCGCTGGCGGCGCTGGCGGCGCTGGCGGCACTGGCAGAACTGGTGGAAGGCGCTGCTTTCTCGGGCGCGGCGGACGCCGATGGCAGGCTGGCCGGGCCGATCAGGTTCAGCCGGCCAGCCGCATCCCGGTGCACTGCGATCTGCGGCGCGCTGAGCTCCACCGCCGACAGTTTCACGATCTGCTCGAGCGGGCGCACGTCGTCGAGCACCACCTTGAGCGCATCGAATGCCACGGCGTCGCCGCCGCGCGCGTCGGCCGCCTTCACGTGTTCGGCCTGCACCACCCCGCTGAGCCGCACCGACAGCTTGGGCTGCTGCTCGAACTGCAGCCGCAGATCGGCCTGCAGCGCGCCGCCCTGCAGCTTCAACGGCAGGTTGTCGGGCAGATAGCCCAGGTAGGGCGCGAGGTCGAAATTGGCGAGCTTGAAGCTGGCGTCTGTCTTGCGCGAAGCCGAGAACGGCGTGGTCTGCGCGGCGGAATCGAAGCGGCTGCCGTTGAATTCGAAGGCCAGGTGCGGCTCCACCTTGATCTCGCGCTGGGAGTCGAGGTTGCTCAGGAAAGGTACGGCCAGGTGCATGTTGTCGAGCTTGTGCGTCCTGTGGGCCAAGGCCTCGTCGTTGAATTCGATGGTGCCGCCCTTGAGTTCCACGTTGTACAGCGCGAAGTGCATCGGCTCGCCGGGTGGCTTGCCGCTTGGCGCCCCAAGGCGCGCGAGGATGTCGTCGATGTCGTAGCGTCCTGCGCCAAGCCGCGTCAGGCGCAGTTTGGGCTCCTCGATCGAGATCGCATCCACCACCGGCGCCAGCCGCGCCAGGGAAATGAGCGCTGCATCTATATAGATACGCTTGATCTGCAACTGGGGCGGCGCTGCGGGGGTGGCCGGGTCGCCGGCGATGGCCAGCTCGTCGACCACGAGCTCAAGACTCCAGGGCTCGAAACCGATGCGGCCGATGCTGAGCTTGCGCCCCAGTTGCTCGCTGCCGATGCGTTCGGCCTGGCTGCGCAACAAGGGCGGCAAGGCCAGCCAGCCCAGGGCCCACAGCACCAGCAGGCCCACGACACACCACAACACGCGCCGCAGCCATTTGTGCCGCGAGATCAGATCGAATTTCATGCGCCCGATTTTGATCGCAGATCGGACTGTCCAGAAGCATCGGATGTAAGCGCGGGTTCAAAAATCCGGGCGCCCAAATGAAAAGCCCGGACGGCAGGAATGACCCTTGCCGCCGGGCTGGGCGACTGAACTAAGGTCCGTGTCGCCTGGGTTCGCAACAGGGAGAGTGATGTCCCTGGTTGCGGCGGAGGCAAGAGATTGCCCCCATGGTGGACCGGGGCTGCTTCGCGCCATCATCGCTTGGTGTCAGATGGCTGCTGGCTCCTACCGGTTGGGTGTCTGCCGTTGCAGACGTCTTCACTCTAGTCCACTGCGCGGACGAATTCAAAACAGACTTTTCAATCGTTGGAGAGGCCATCATTGGTCCGTTTGTATTGACAAATCTCCGGAAAACGGCCGATCAACTGCCCGCTGCCTGCAACTGTCGGACCATTCCTACACAACGACCGTTGGTCGGCCGATGTCCAAAAGTCATGGCGAAACGGGCCAGTTACAAATCCTGTTCATACGCCTCGCGGCGCACGGATGTTGGAAGCCCGCTTCTTCACGACAGACAATTTCTGTTCATTTTTATGTATACAGCGGAAAACACGCGATTCCGCTCGCCCGCTGCTTTCATTTCAGTAGCACGGCGGCGCTCCAGACGCCTTGTCGAAGGCGTCTGACACCCACGCTTGGCGGGGCCGGTAAATTGTAAATCTGTGTTTAAATACAGCTTTTTTAACAATTTATAGAGATATAAATTTAATTTGATATTCTTGACTCGATATTTGAAGTCCCCATAGAATCCGCCCGTTTCCCCCCACCCCCCTTGGAGACCCCGACCGCTGCCGACCCCGGCTAAGTCAGATCGCTGTGAAAGTCTTGAAGACACCGCAGGATCCTGATGGCGTACCAACCATTCGAAGTTTCCACCGATGCCGCAGCTCCCCTGTGAGCCGTGGTCGGGAACCGCGCGAGATGAGGAAGTGCTATGACAGCGTTAAAGAAGATGGGCCAGGGCATGCGTACCGTTGCATCGGACATTGCCCAGGGCTTTTTTGAAATCACCCACAACGGATTCGCGCTCTTGGGCCTGATCGTGGCCTTTGCCGTGATCACCATGACCGCCCGCCCGGACCTGCGCGAAGCAGGAGAAGTCAAGCTCATGGCCTGGCTGCAGGAACGCCGCGTCGAGATGCTCGGCCCGCAACCCGAGGCGGAAGTCGAAGTCGTCGACCGTCCGATGGCCAGCGATCCGAAGGATCTGCCCAAGCAGCAGGCGGCCGTGGCCTACTGGCTCAGCAAGAAATACCGCGTGGCACCAGAGCCGCTGAGCGCGCTGGTGGCCGAGGCCTACGACATTGGCCGCCGCGCCAAGCTCGACCCGACGCTGATCCTGGCCGTGATGGCCATCGAATCCGGCTTCAACCCGTTCGCCCAGAGCTCGGTGGGCGCCCAGGGCCTGATGCAGGTGATGACCAAGGTCCACACCGACAAGTACGAAAACGTGGGCGGCCACCTGGCGGCGTTCGACCCGATGACGAATCTGCGCGTGGGCGTCAAGGTGCTGCAGGAATGCATCTCCCGCGCCGGCTCGATCGAAGGCGGCCTGCGCTATTACGTCGGCGCGGCCAACATCGAGGACGATGGCGGTTATGCCGGCAAGGTGATTGCCGAACACGTCCGCCTGCAGCAGGTGGCCAACGGCCGCAGCGCATCGATTGCCACGCCGCGACCCGCACCGGCCCAGGCTGTCGGCCCGATCCCCGTGGTGGCCCCGGCCAAGCCGGCACCGACGCAGGACGAGAAGGTCGCCGGGCTGTACTAAGCCTTCGAGCCGAGCAGGGCCGGCCTCGGCTACACTAGCGGGGTACGCGACTGGCGATAGGCCTGACCCTGGTTGACGCAACCGGGCGCTCGGGCTGACGTGGACCACCGCAGCCGCCTTCCGGCACAACACCGGCAAGACGCCCTCCGGGCAACCACTGGGAAGCGTACCACCCGCACCGCATGGCACAGCCAGCAGACGAGTGATCAGCCGTTCGCCTGGGCAGCACCCCTCGTTTCGCGGCATCGCGGCGAGGGTCCGCCATATGCACCAACTGCAAGGACTGCCATGTACGACCGCAACATTCTGATCGAGCAAGCCGACCCGGAAATCTTCCAGGCCATCCAGAAGGAAAACGCGCGCCAGGAACACCACATCGAGCTGATCGCGAGCGAAAACTACGCCTCGCCGGCCGTGATGGCTGCACAGGGTTCGCAGCTCACCAACAAATACGCTGAAGGCTACCCCGGCCGCCGCTACTACGGCGGCTGCGAATACGTGGACGTGGCCGAACAGCTGGCCATCGACCGCATCAAGCAGATTTTTGGCGCCGAAGCCGCCAACGTGCAGCCGCATTGCGGCGCGTCGGCCAATGAAGCCGTGTTCCTGGCCTTCCTGAAGCCCGGCGACACCATCATGGGCATGAGCCTGGCCGAAGGCGGCCACCTGACCCACGGCATGGCGCTGAACATGAGCGGCAAGTGGTTCAACGTGGTGAGCTACGGCCTGAACGACAAGGAAGAGATCGACTACGACGCGATGGAGCGCAAGGCGCACGAAACCAAGCCCAAGCTGATCATCGCCGGTGCCTCGGCCTACAGCCTGCGCATCGACTTCGAACGCTTCGCCAAGGTGGCCAAGGCCGTCGGCGCGATCTTCATGGTCGACATCGCCCACTACGCCGGCCTGGTGGCCGCGGGCGTGTACCCCAACCCAGTGCCGCATGCCGACGTCGTCACCTCCACCACGCACAAGAGCCTGCGCGGCCCGCGTGGCGGCATCATCCTGATGAAGGCGGAGCATGAAAAGGCCATCAACAGCGCGATTTTCCCCGGCCTGCAAGGCGGCCCGCTGATGCATGTGATCGCCGCCAAAGCGGTGGCGTTCAAGGAAGCCATGGCGCCCGAGTTCAAGGCTTACCAGCAACAGGTGGTGAAGAACGCCAAGATCGTCGCCGAAACCCTGACGGCGCGCGGCCTGCGCATCGTCAGCGGCGGCACCGAGTCACACGTGATGCTGGTCGACCTGCGCGCCAAGGGCATCACCGGCAAGGAAGCCGAAGCCGTACTGGGCAGCGCGCACATGACGATCAACAAGAACGCCATCCCGAACGACCCGGAAAAGCCGATGGTCACCAGCGGCGTGCGCATCGGCACGCCAGCCATGACCACCCGCGGTTTCAAGGATGAGGAAGCCCGCATCACGGCCAACCTGATCGCCGACGTGCTCGACAACCCGCGCGACGAAGCCAACATCGCCGCCGTGCGCGCCAAGGTC of the Rhodoferax koreense genome contains:
- a CDS encoding lytic transglycosylase domain-containing protein; translated protein: MTALKKMGQGMRTVASDIAQGFFEITHNGFALLGLIVAFAVITMTARPDLREAGEVKLMAWLQERRVEMLGPQPEAEVEVVDRPMASDPKDLPKQQAAVAYWLSKKYRVAPEPLSALVAEAYDIGRRAKLDPTLILAVMAIESGFNPFAQSSVGAQGLMQVMTKVHTDKYENVGGHLAAFDPMTNLRVGVKVLQECISRAGSIEGGLRYYVGAANIEDDGGYAGKVIAEHVRLQQVANGRSASIATPRPAPAQAVGPIPVVAPAKPAPTQDEKVAGLY
- a CDS encoding DUF748 domain-containing protein; its protein translation is MKFDLISRHKWLRRVLWCVVGLLVLWALGWLALPPLLRSQAERIGSEQLGRKLSIGRIGFEPWSLELVVDELAIAGDPATPAAPPQLQIKRIYIDAALISLARLAPVVDAISIEEPKLRLTRLGAGRYDIDDILARLGAPSGKPPGEPMHFALYNVELKGGTIEFNDEALAHRTHKLDNMHLAVPFLSNLDSQREIKVEPHLAFEFNGSRFDSAAQTTPFSASRKTDASFKLANFDLAPYLGYLPDNLPLKLQGGALQADLRLQFEQQPKLSVRLSGVVQAEHVKAADARGGDAVAFDALKVVLDDVRPLEQIVKLSAVELSAPQIAVHRDAAGRLNLIGPASLPSASAAPEKAAPSTSSASAASAASAASAPAAKDAPAWHLELARLSLKGGAVRWTDEMALLQAKSATVALRDVGLEATEINWPFASDTPPLQFEGSAALDPATAVVAPVARADAGAGKKATGKASASPVPIPLGPITFKGSATDKAASLHATAGGVPLSLAAPYLASFLEPRLDGQLSAEVDVDWQAPDLLKIDARQLSLDGLALTGAAAATGKRSAAASAATTASSLASIQKLQITGADVDLAQRSVKLGRIAVTRPVARLERGSDQRWMYEAWLKTPPAAEASPGKSAPATAAGGSSPWRVAIADLAVEGGSIAMLDQAPARPVSFELTGLEVQMKNIAPGSATPSPLTVAARIAAGRTEPGRLSYRGTLTLQPLATQGQVDIAQFPLHAFEPYFGGALNIDLVRADTSFKGQLHFAQAAAGPTLKLTGDTTLEEFRANSAASVPTAAAPASSAASGKGASARGPAPAPTPEEPAAAAVAARGRELLSWKVLNLRGLDVAMAPGKPTAVEVKETALTDFYARVIVNENGRINLQDLVKSSDPASTPAAAAGTPAASAPARAVTSPAASASAPSVARAESGPAAVVRFGPISLVNGRVLFSDRFVKPNYTANLSELTGKLSAFSSVQPEGAPQLADLELRGRAEGTASLDIQGKLNPLAKPLALDIVGKVRDLELPPLSPYTVKYVGHGIERGKMSVDVHYVVQPDGQLTATNSIVLNQLTFGEPVAGAPTSLPVKLAVALLADRNGVIDLNLPLSGSLNDPQFRIGPVIWKILGNLIVKAVTAPFSLLANAFGGGGQELSEVAFAPGSAQLSAEAQQGLDKVAKALTDRPALKMTVVGTSSLEIEREAYKRQRLQRMVSAEKRRNSVVAGNAGSASTASTSAASDGTADITVSDAEYPELLKAVYKRADFPKPRNLIGLAKDLPVKEMEDLLLANLQVSEQQMHQLAVQRGVVVRDYLAAQKLPLERLFLGAPKDVGGDTKWTPRADLSLATP
- the glyA gene encoding serine hydroxymethyltransferase, whose product is MYDRNILIEQADPEIFQAIQKENARQEHHIELIASENYASPAVMAAQGSQLTNKYAEGYPGRRYYGGCEYVDVAEQLAIDRIKQIFGAEAANVQPHCGASANEAVFLAFLKPGDTIMGMSLAEGGHLTHGMALNMSGKWFNVVSYGLNDKEEIDYDAMERKAHETKPKLIIAGASAYSLRIDFERFAKVAKAVGAIFMVDIAHYAGLVAAGVYPNPVPHADVVTSTTHKSLRGPRGGIILMKAEHEKAINSAIFPGLQGGPLMHVIAAKAVAFKEAMAPEFKAYQQQVVKNAKIVAETLTARGLRIVSGGTESHVMLVDLRAKGITGKEAEAVLGSAHMTINKNAIPNDPEKPMVTSGVRIGTPAMTTRGFKDEEARITANLIADVLDNPRDEANIAAVRAKVNALTARFPVYR